CAGGGCGCACGGCGAGCTGCTGCAGTGGGAGTCGTTCACCCGCGCCGTCGACCGGATCACCGACCCTGGCACCAGGCAGGTGGTGTCGTGGCTGCACGACCTGTTCGGGCTTGGCCTGATCGAGAAGCACCTGTCCTGGTACCTGATTCACGGCCGGTTGTCGCCGCAGCGCGCGCAGGCCGTCTCCGCCTACATCGACCGGCTGGTGACCCGGCTGCGTCCGCACGCGCAAGACCTGGTCGACGCCTTCGGCTACGAGCCGGCGCACCTGCGGGCGGCGATCGCGTCTGGCGCCGAGGCGGAGCGTCAGGACGAGGCCAGGGCCTATATCGCCCGGCAGGCGGCAGCCGGAACCACTCCGGTGCCGGAGAAGTCGATGACCGCGAAGCGCGCCTGACGTGCGGCTCGGATACAGCGTCGGCTACTGGCAGCAGGGACCCCCGGCCGGCGCGCTGGAGGCCATTCTCGAGGCGGAGCGGCTCGGCTTCGAGTCGGTCTGGACCGCGGAGGCGTACGGCTCCGACGCGTTCAGCCCGCTCGCCTGGTGGGGGTCGCGCACCTCACGGGTGAAGCTCGGCACCGCCATCGCGCAACTGTCGGCGCGCACTCCGGCCGCCACCGCGATGGCCGCACTGACGCTTGACCACCTGTCCGGTGGTCGGATGGTGCTCGGACTCGGGGCATCCGGGCCGCAGGTGGTCGAGGGCTGGTACGGCCAGCCGTACCCCAAGCCGCTGGCCCGCACCCGCGAGTACTTCGCCATCGTCCGCGACATCCTCGCCCGCAATGGTGCGGTGACCGCCGCCGGACCGCACTACCCGCTGCCATATCAGGGGACGGATGCCGCGGGCCTAGGTAAACCGCTGCAGTCCACCGTGCACCCGCTGCGCGCGAACCTGCCGATCTACCTGGCGGCGGAGGGCCCGAAGAACGTGGCCCTGGCGGCGGAGATCGCCGACGGCTGGCTGCCGTTCCTCATCTCGCCGCGTGCCAACGCCGAGTACGCCGGGTACCTCGCCGAGGGCTTCGAGCGGCGATCACCGGCACTGTCCGCGACATCCGAATTCGAAGTGGCGGTGCAGATCCCGGTCGTGCCGCATGCCGATGTGGAGACGGCGGCGGATGCGGTGCGGCCGATGATCGCGCTGTACGTGGGCGGGATGGGGGCCAAGGGGGCGAACTTCCACCGCAACGTGCTCGATCGGCTGGGCTACTCCGAGCAGTGCGACCGCATCCAGGAGCTGTTCCTGGCCGGCAAGAAGGCCGAGGCGGTGGCCGCGGTGCCGACGCGGCTGATTGAGGAGATCGCGCTGATCGGGCCGCCCGAGAAGATCCGCGACGACCTCGCCGCGTGGGAGGAGTCGGTGGTCACCACCATGCTGGTGCAGGGCGATGCCGCAGCGCTGCGGCTGATCGCGGAGCTGCTCGGCTAGCTCGGTGTGCGTCTGACGTGTTTGAGCCACTTTGTCGTGGTTGAGCCACGGCAATGTCAAGTGGTGGTTGCAACTGTGTCGATCAGGCTGCCTGGAGGAACTGGGCGAGGGCCTGCGCGGGGGTGCGGTAGTCCAGGGTCGGCCGGGGCCGCTTGTTCAGGGTGTCCTGAACCTTGCGCAGGTCGGCCGCCGTGTGAGTCGAGAGGTCGCTGCCCTTCTCGAACCAGAACCGGAGCAGCCGGTTGGTGTTCTCGTTGCTGCCCCGCTGCCAGGGCGAGTGCGGGTCGCAGAAGTACAACCGGGTGTTCAGCTCGAGTTGGATGCGTTCGTAGTCGGCCAGCTCGGTTCCCCGGTCCCAGGTGACCGACCGGCGCAGATGCTCGGGCAGGTGCCGCATCTGTTCGATCATCGCGTCGGCGACCTCCGGGGCGGTGTGTCGACCGGGCAGGTGCAGCAGGATCACGAACCGGCTGGCGCGTTCCACCAGGGTGCCGATCGCCGACCGGTTCCCTCCACCTATGATCAGGTCGCCCTCCCAGTGCCCCGGGACGGCGCGGTCGGCGGCCTCGGCCGGCCGCTGACTGATGGTGAACGCCTCCCGATACGGGTTCTTCGGGTTAGCCCGGCTCGACCGGGAGACCCGGGATCGCCGTTTCAGGCTGAGCTGCTGGTTCAGATCCGCCCGCAGATTCCCACGCGTCTGCACATATAGCGCCTGGTAGATCGTCTCGTGACTCACCCGGCTAGTCTGATCCCTCCCGGCCGTGCGGCGGAGCATGTCCGCGATCAGTCGCGGGCTCCAGCCCTGGTCCATCCAGGCCGCAATCCGGCGACACAGCAGCTCGTTCACCGCGAGCTTGAACGGTTTCGGACGAGCTCGCCGAGATCCCGCGAGCCGGTCGGCGATCCGCGCCCGATAGACCCCGTCCGGGCCGCGGTTGCGGCTGATCTCACGGGAGACCACGGACTTGTCCCGGTCGATCAGCGCCCCGATCTGCGACAGGGGCAACCGCTGACCCAGCCCCGCCTGGATCACGGCGCGATCCTCCGAGCTCAGAGAGCGCCCGGACTTCTCCCGCGGCGGCGGCACCGGTTCGGCCATCCCACCGTGCGGGCCCATCCGCAAAGGTGTCATCGGCCCAGATTGCGCCCACCACCGTCTCACGGCGCCCCGCGACGCGCCCACCGCAGCACTCGCGGCATTCATCGACGACCCTGCGGCCATCAACTCGAAGAACCGTTCTCGCTCCGCCGGCCCGAACTTCGGCTTCATCGCAACACCCTTCCGCAGCGTTGCAACGACCATATGAATCTGCCCACGGCGCGGAGGCTCACCAGCGACAAAGTGGCTCAAACGCCTGGACGGCGGCGGTCAGTCCTGCGCGCGTGAGCACGCCTCGCACAGGCCGAACACGTCGACCACGTGACTCGGCTGGGTGAAGCCGTGCTCGGCGGCGACCGTGCGGGCCCAGGCTTCCACGGCATCCGCTTCGATTTCGATGGTCAGGCCGCAGTTGCGGCAAATCAGGTGATGGTGGTGGCCGGTGGTGCAGGCGCGGTACAGGCTCTCGCCGTCCTGCTGCAGCGAGTCGGCCTCACCCTCGCTGGCGAGCGAGGCCAGCGCCCGGTACACGGTGGCCAGCCCGATCGGGGAGTCGGATTCACGCATCCGCGAGTGCAGGGCCTGCGCGCTGACGAAACCCTCCGAGGTTTCCAGCGCCTCGCGCACGGCCTCGCGCTGCCAGGTGTTGCGTTTCATGCTGCGCTCCTTGCCGGTTGGGTGCGTCGAGCGGTGCCGAGGCGGGTGCGCGCGCCCAGTTCCCGCGCGCCGAGGGTGATGACGAAGACGATGGCCGCGATCAAGCTGATGGTACCGCCGGCGCTGATGCCGAGCGCCGTGGACGCCAGCACTCCGGCGACGGCCGTGGCGGCACCGATCAGCGGGGCGGCGACGGTCATGCTGGCGATCGACGGCGCCCACAGCCGAGCGGATGCCGCGGGGCCGACGATCAGCGCAATGGCGAGGATGCTGCCGACGGCCGGCATCGCGACCACCACCGTGCCCGCGATGAGCACCAGGCTGAGCAGCTCGGGCAGCCACATCCGGTAGCCCGCCGCGCGGTAGGCGGCGCCGTCGAAGCTGGAGAACAGCAGCTCCTTGCCGAAGGCGGCGATCACGATCACGGCGATCGCCAGCATCGCGGCGGTGAGCCAGATGTCGGCCGGGTTGACGGTGAGGATCGACCCGACCAGGAACGACTCAATCTGGATCGGCAGGTTGGGGTTCAGCGCCTGCAGCAGCGCGCCGAGCGCGAACCCGGAGGTCAGCACCAGCCCGGACGCCACCTGTCCGCCGAGCCGGCGAATGGACGCGAGCGCGGTCATCACCCCGACCAGCGCGAGGCTGAACACGGCGGCGCCGAGCGCGGGGGCGACGCCCAGCACGACCGCCGCGACGGCGCCGGGGAAGGTGGAGTGGGTGAGCGCGGTGGCGAAGAAGGCACGCCGCCGCACCACGACGAGCACGCCGACCAGCCCGGACAGCGCGCCGACCAGCACCGCCTCGATCAGGGCCAGGCTGAGGAATCCCATCAGCGCACCGCCCGTCCGACTCGTGCGGGCGAGGGCCGTGTGCCGCATGCGCCGGCTGAGCCGCGCTGGTTGGCGAGGGAGCGGATGCCCCAGAACGCCAGCGCCAGCAGGAACAGCATGAGCAGCGTGAGCACCACCGTTGCGCCGCCCGGCAGCGACACCCCGCCGTACACCGACGCGGCGAAACTGATCGACAGCCCGAGCCAGCCGGCGAGGGCGATCGCCAGCACCGAGATCGGCGCGAGCAGCCACAGCCGCTGCGTCAGCAGGCGGGCGATGCCGGCCGGAACGATGAGCAGCGCGAGCACCAGCAGCACGCCGAGCGCCTGCGACGCGGCGACGACGATCAGCGCGATGGCCACGTTCAGGGCCAGGTCGTAGCCGAGCCGGTTGTAGCCCATCGCCTCCGCCGCCTGCGGATCGAACGCCCGCAACAGCTGCTCCTTCGCGGTCACCGCGACGATCGCCAGCGCGATCACGGCGACGATGGCGGTGGCCACGATCTCCGCCGCGGTGACGGTGAGAATGTGCCCGAACAGCAGCTGGGAGAGCTGTCCGACGTAGTCGGACTCGAGCGACACGATGATCACGCCGATGCTGAACATGCTGGTGAGTACCACCGCCACCGCGGAGTCGCTCGGTACCCTGCGCTGCGATACCAGCGTGAGCACCACGGCCGCCACGACCGCGGCCACCAGCCCGCCGATGAACAGTCCGTCCTGTCCGGCGATCGCGAAGCCGATCACCACACCGGGGAAGACCGCGTGCACCAGACCGTCGCTGAGAAACTCCAGGCCGCGCAGGGTGACGAACACCCCGAGCACCCCGGCCACGACGGCCAGGATGAGCATCAGGGTAAGCGCGCCGGCCATGAACGGCAGCTGGAACGGTGCGATCAGCAGGTCGCCGAGATCGATCACGATGATCAGTGGCCTTCGTGACCGGGGATGGTCACCGAGTGCTTGTCGGCCTCGACGTTGGCCAGCGGATGGGTGCGCGCGATGGCCTCCAGGGTGAGCGTCTCGTCGGTTCGGCCGCAGGCGATCTGCTGGTGATTGATCATCAGCACCATCTCGGCGGCCTGCTGGGCGAGGGTGATGTCGTGGGTGGACATCACGAAGGCGACGCCGTCCGCCTTCAACCGGTTCACGGTGGCGATCAGGCCGGCGCGGCTGTCGGCGTCGAGGCCGTTGAACGGTTCGTCGAGCAGCATCAGCCTGGGCCGGGCAACCACCGCCCGGGCGAACAGGGCACGCTGGCGCTGCCCGCCGCTCAGCTCACCGAAGCGCTTGCCCGCCTGGTCGCTGAGACCAACCAGGTCGAGCGCCCGGTCTACCGCCTGCCGGTGGCGGCGCCCCGGCCAGCGCAGCGGGCCGATCGCGCGGTACAGCCCCATGGTGACCACCTGGCGCACCGACACCGGAAAATCGGCGTCGATGCTGTCGCTCTGCGGCACGTAACCGGTGTGCGCTCTGGCCGCGGCGGCATCCGTCCCCAGCACCCGCATGGTGCCGTGCGTCACCGGAACCAGCCCGAGGATGCCGCGCAGGATCGTTGACTTGCCTGCGCCGTTCGGCCCGATCAGGGCGACCGCCTCGCCCGGTTGAACCGTGACGGTCACGCCGGAGACTGCCGCCACGCCCTTGGCGTAGGAGAGGCTCAGGTCATCGAGGAGCAGCGCGGGTTGCGACATCTGTTACTCCGTGACGCTCGTCGGAGCCGGGTCGGGGGTGACGCCCCAGCCGAGCAGGATCTGGCTGATGTTGTGCAACTGCGCGCCGAGGTAGGTGCTCGCCGGCGAGCCCGCGGGACCGAGCGAGTCGACGTAGAGCGCTTCTTCTCCGGTGAACACCCGCACGCCGGCCTCCCGCGCGATCGCCTCGGCGCTTTTCGGCGAGAGCGAGGCTTCGGAGTACACGGCGGTGGCCCCGGTGGCCTTGATCTTGGCGGCGAGGTCGGCGATATCGGATGCCGACAGCTCGGCGTTGTCGTCGAAGCTCGGCAGCACCGCGCCGACGTAGGTGATGTCGTAGTCCGCGACGAGGTAGCTGACCGACTCGTGGTTGGTCACCAGCAGGCGTTGTGCGGCGGGCACCCGGTCGATCTGCGCGGTGGCCCAGGTGTCGAGCGCCGCGAGGCGTTCGGTGTACGCGGCGGCGT
This Salinibacterium sp. ZJ450 DNA region includes the following protein-coding sequences:
- a CDS encoding LLM class F420-dependent oxidoreductase — its product is MRLGYSVGYWQQGPPAGALEAILEAERLGFESVWTAEAYGSDAFSPLAWWGSRTSRVKLGTAIAQLSARTPAATAMAALTLDHLSGGRMVLGLGASGPQVVEGWYGQPYPKPLARTREYFAIVRDILARNGAVTAAGPHYPLPYQGTDAAGLGKPLQSTVHPLRANLPIYLAAEGPKNVALAAEIADGWLPFLISPRANAEYAGYLAEGFERRSPALSATSEFEVAVQIPVVPHADVETAADAVRPMIALYVGGMGAKGANFHRNVLDRLGYSEQCDRIQELFLAGKKAEAVAAVPTRLIEEIALIGPPEKIRDDLAAWEESVVTTMLVQGDAAALRLIAELLG
- a CDS encoding IS30 family transposase, translated to MKPKFGPAERERFFELMAAGSSMNAASAAVGASRGAVRRWWAQSGPMTPLRMGPHGGMAEPVPPPREKSGRSLSSEDRAVIQAGLGQRLPLSQIGALIDRDKSVVSREISRNRGPDGVYRARIADRLAGSRRARPKPFKLAVNELLCRRIAAWMDQGWSPRLIADMLRRTAGRDQTSRVSHETIYQALYVQTRGNLRADLNQQLSLKRRSRVSRSSRANPKNPYREAFTISQRPAEAADRAVPGHWEGDLIIGGGNRSAIGTLVERASRFVILLHLPGRHTAPEVADAMIEQMRHLPEHLRRSVTWDRGTELADYERIQLELNTRLYFCDPHSPWQRGSNENTNRLLRFWFEKGSDLSTHTAADLRKVQDTLNKRPRPTLDYRTPAQALAQFLQAA
- a CDS encoding Fur family transcriptional regulator — translated: MKRNTWQREAVREALETSEGFVSAQALHSRMRESDSPIGLATVYRALASLASEGEADSLQQDGESLYRACTTGHHHHLICRNCGLTIEIEADAVEAWARTVAAEHGFTQPSHVVDVFGLCEACSRAQD
- a CDS encoding metal ABC transporter permease; this encodes MGFLSLALIEAVLVGALSGLVGVLVVVRRRAFFATALTHSTFPGAVAAVVLGVAPALGAAVFSLALVGVMTALASIRRLGGQVASGLVLTSGFALGALLQALNPNLPIQIESFLVGSILTVNPADIWLTAAMLAIAVIVIAAFGKELLFSSFDGAAYRAAGYRMWLPELLSLVLIAGTVVVAMPAVGSILAIALIVGPAASARLWAPSIASMTVAAPLIGAATAVAGVLASTALGISAGGTISLIAAIVFVITLGARELGARTRLGTARRTQPARSAA
- a CDS encoding metal ABC transporter permease, with product MIDLGDLLIAPFQLPFMAGALTLMLILAVVAGVLGVFVTLRGLEFLSDGLVHAVFPGVVIGFAIAGQDGLFIGGLVAAVVAAVVLTLVSQRRVPSDSAVAVVLTSMFSIGVIIVSLESDYVGQLSQLLFGHILTVTAAEIVATAIVAVIALAIVAVTAKEQLLRAFDPQAAEAMGYNRLGYDLALNVAIALIVVAASQALGVLLVLALLIVPAGIARLLTQRLWLLAPISVLAIALAGWLGLSISFAASVYGGVSLPGGATVVLTLLMLFLLALAFWGIRSLANQRGSAGACGTRPSPARVGRAVR
- a CDS encoding metal ABC transporter ATP-binding protein codes for the protein MSQPALLLDDLSLSYAKGVAAVSGVTVTVQPGEAVALIGPNGAGKSTILRGILGLVPVTHGTMRVLGTDAAAARAHTGYVPQSDSIDADFPVSVRQVVTMGLYRAIGPLRWPGRRHRQAVDRALDLVGLSDQAGKRFGELSGGQRQRALFARAVVARPRLMLLDEPFNGLDADSRAGLIATVNRLKADGVAFVMSTHDITLAQQAAEMVLMINHQQIACGRTDETLTLEAIARTHPLANVEADKHSVTIPGHEGH